From the Candidatus Sulfotelmatobacter sp. genome, the window CCGAGCGCCGGCCATCCGGGAGCAAGAGTCGTGTCCGCCGCGAAGCGCCAGATGCGAGCCGAGCCGGACGAGTAACCAACGAGGACGAGCACGCCGCCGGCCCCGTCAGGCGCGGTCCCGAGGTTTCCTTCGGACCCGATCGTCGGCCGCAGCCCACCGCTCGGCCACCCGGGCGCGACCGCCCCGCTCGCATCGAGATGCTGCACATGCAGGCGATGGTCAGCACCCGTCCAGGCCACAAAGACACCACCATCATCGGCCCGACAACAGGAAGGAATGTAGGCCGTACTCGGCGAAGCGCCGATGTCGGAGTATGGCCAGGGTGGCGAGATGGCGCCCGATGGGTCCCCCAATGCTGCCCGCATGTCAGGCACGCCGTAGCTTTGAAGCGACAGGGCGTTCACGAATCCCCCGGCGCCGGTCGGGGCGAAAGGGGCGTCGTCGCCGAGGCTCGTCGATCCGGGAAGGGTTCCCTGGGCATCGGGTGAGGACCAAAGGGACTGGGCGTCCGTCGTCAGATGCGCAGCCTGCCAGCCGGTCTGACCCGTGCCGCTCCACGCTCCGAACACCGCGTAGAAGTCACCAGGTCCCTCGCCGGGAAGGCAGAAGCCGGTGGCGACGCCTCGCGCCGCCAAATCTCCTCCAACCGCGATCGAATAGCCCTGCGGCCACTGGGCGAACGCGGTCGCGGCCGTAGTGGCCAGGATGATCAGGGAAAGTGCGGCGCGAACGGGAAGACGCAATGATCCCATGCGGACCTCGATTCGACGCGCTCGAGCGCGGATCCGGCGCGGCGCGTGCGAAAAGACTACCGCCCTGGCTACTCGGCGGGAAGCATGAAGTCCTGGGCTCGGCGCGATGGCGTGCGTTGCCGAAAGTCGCCGGGCGTGCGCCTACATCAGCTCTCTTAACCGCGCGTACCCGCTCCGGCTGACGGGCACTTCCCGCCCATCGCGCAGGATCGCCACCCGGCTGTCCTTGGCGTACAGCTCGAGCCGCGCGATGCGATCCACCTGCAGCACGAACGAGCGATGCACGCGCACGAAGCGCGCGGGGTCGAGACCTTCGGCGAGATCCGAGATCGGCTGGGTCTTGAGCCACGACTTGCCGGCGGAGTGAATCGCGACGTAGTCGTCCTGCGCCTCGAGATAGTCCACGGTATCGACCGGAATCACCTGCACGTCGGAGCCGTCCTTGACCAGCAGCCGCTCGACGAATCGTCCGGGCGGCCGCGCCGCGGCCGCGAGTCTCGCCGCACTCGGTTCGGCAGGCGCGGACGCACTCGCCGCACCGCTTCTCCCGCGCGCCGCCAGCCGCTCGCGCACCCGCACCAGCGCCTCGGCCAGCCGATCGCGGCCGTAGGGCTTGAGCAGATAGTCCACGGCGTGCACTTCGAATGCCTTGAGCGCGAACTCGTCGTAGGCGGTGCTGAACACCACTGCCGGACGGGGATCGAGCAGATCCAGGACCTCGAAGCCGTCGAGCTTTGGCATCTGGATGTCGAGAAAGACCAGATCGGGCTTCAGCTCGCCGATCTTCTTCACGGCTTCGAACCCATTCGAGCACTCGCCGACGATCTCGATGTCGGGGTGGGCGCCGAGGTATTCGCGCAGCAGCTGACGCGCCGGGGACTCGTCGTCCACCAGCACCACGCGAATGCGGCCTGGGGCGCTCACGACGCGACCGCCGGGCGCGGGGCCAGCGACGGAGCGGCGAGCGATGGCTCGGCCGCCTCGGCGCGCAGCGTCAGCTCGACGCGGTAGCGCCCGCTCGCGCGCAACACTTCGAGCCGAGCGTCGCGGCCGCCCAACACCGTAAGCCGGCGCCGCACGTTCTCGAGGCCGACGCCCTCTCCCACTCGTGCCGGGCCCTGCTCGTCGATCGGGTTCTCGATCGCCAGCATCAGCCACTCGCCGCGCACTCGCGCCTCGATCCTCACCGTGCCGCCTTCGACGCGCGCGGACACGCCGTGCTTCACCGCGTTCTCGACCAGCGGCTGCAGCAGCAGTGGCGGTACCCGGCACTCGGCAGCGCCGGGCTCGATCACGCGCTCGATCGCGAGGCGATCGCCGAATCGAACCTGCTCGATCGCCAGGTAGCGATCCACCAGGGCCAGTTCCTCCGACAGCGTCACGGCCTCGCGAGCTCCGAGGTTCAGCGTGCGCCGCAGGAAATCACCCAGCCCCTCACACATGCGCCGCGCGCCCTCCGGATCGTTGCCCACCAGGGCGTTGATCGAGTTCAAGCTGTTGAACAGGAAGTGCGGATTGAGCTGCGCGCGCAGGGCGCGCAGCTCGGCCTCACGCGCCGTGACCTGGGCCTCGAGCGCGCGTCGCTCGGCCTGCCGCGAATCCTCGAACGCGATCAGCAGATAGTGCAGCATCGCC encodes:
- a CDS encoding histidine kinase; translated protein: MHPILRSRVRLRLYLSGWILVGIIIALLLVVLNGRAPMPAVWFALPLTVVYGFACLSAWWVCNANPLRTTSATRLLGVLLGTALLDSLLWALLGGAWSVAVVRLMPAFGSLATATFWHSSMQTGSGPDYESHRLARDLAMLITLGVPLFLLSAMLHYLLIAFEDSRQAERRALEAQVTAREAELRALRAQLNPHFLFNSLNSINALVGNDPEGARRMCEGLGDFLRRTLNLGAREAVTLSEELALVDRYLAIEQVRFGDRLAIERVIEPGAAECRVPPLLLQPLVENAVKHGVSARVEGGTVRIEARVRGEWLMLAIENPIDEQGPARVGEGVGLENVRRRLTVLGGRDARLEVLRASGRYRVELTLRAEAAEPSLAAPSLAPRPAVAS
- a CDS encoding response regulator gives rise to the protein MSAPGRIRVVLVDDESPARQLLREYLGAHPDIEIVGECSNGFEAVKKIGELKPDLVFLDIQMPKLDGFEVLDLLDPRPAVVFSTAYDEFALKAFEVHAVDYLLKPYGRDRLAEALVRVRERLAARGRSGAASASAPAEPSAARLAAAARPPGRFVERLLVKDGSDVQVIPVDTVDYLEAQDDYVAIHSAGKSWLKTQPISDLAEGLDPARFVRVHRSFVLQVDRIARLELYAKDSRVAILRDGREVPVSRSGYARLRELM